A segment of the Anaerolineae bacterium genome:
GTCTGATTCCAGGCGCATGCGATTGCCCAGTTCGATAGCCGCTTTAATTTGAGCAGCTTTTGCCGGTCCAATGCCATGTTGAGCGCTTAATTCCTGAAAAGAAGCGCGATGAAGCCCCAGAATACCTCGAAAATCTCGCAGCAATCGTTGTCCGATCTGCACTGCGTTCTCTCCCGGTACGCCGGTGCGAATCAAAATTGCCAGTAACTCGGCATTGCTCAGCGCGCTGGCACCTTTTTCGGCAAGCCGTTCGCGTGGCCGATCGGTTTTCGGTAAATCTTGAATGCGAAAAGTGACATTGGACTCGTTCATCAGTTCTTTCCTTATCTGGCATCAAGGTTGCACAGTGGATTCAGGGTCAGGACCTGGTCGGTGTAAGAGTTCAAGAACGTGCTATAATCGAAACGTTTTTTAGAATAGCCTATGGAAATCAATACTTTTCGGAATTTGATTTTAGTTTTTACTGCCTGGGGAGGCGCGTTTCTGGCAGCCTTGTGGTTGAGTCTGGTCATCTGGACTTATCGGGACATTCGACAGCGAACGCGCGATCGTCTGGCGCGCATTTTGGCGATTCTCGTTGTAACGGTTTTGTTTTTACCCGGTTTGGTGATTTATTGGATTCTCCGTCCTCCCCGCACTCTGGAGGATGAATACCAACAGACCCTGGAGGAAGAAGCCCTGTTACAATCCATCGAAGAGGCTGTTTTATGTCCTGGCTGTGGACGGAAGGTCGAGGCGGATTGGATGGTCTGTCCCTCCTGTCATACCAAATTGCGCAAACAGTGTCACCAATGCCAGCGATTGCTGGAGCTGTCATGGAATATCTGCCCCTATTGTGCTACCCCTGTGATCGGAATGCGTAAGGAAGAAAAAGACCTGTGAGACGGGATGTCTCACAGGTCTTACATGGGGATTATCCGCGTTTGTAGTTCAAAGCATTCCAACCGGCGTAAGCACCCACATCGCCGAGTTCTTCTTCAATGCGCAGCAGTTGATTGTATTTGGCGACGCGGTCGGATCGGGCGGGAGCGCCGGTCTTGATTTGCCCCATATTCAAGGCAACGACCAGATCGGCAATCGTGGTGTCTTCGGTCTCACCCGAGCGGTGTGAAGTCACTGCCTTCCAGCCAGCCCGGTGACAGGTTTCGACGGCCTCGATTGTCTCGGTGAGCGTTCCAATTTGATTGAGTTTGACCAGGAGCGCGTTGGCAACCTTCTCGCGAATACCTCGGCGCACGCGCTCCGGATTGGTAACCAATAAATCATCACCAACGATTTGAATGCGGTCGCCAAGTACTTGATTCAGGTAAGTCCATCCTTCCCAGTCGTCCTGGGCAAGGCCATCTTCGAGAGAGACAATCGGATATTGATCCACCCAGGATTTCCAGAACTCGACCATTTGCTCACTGGTGAGTTTCTTCCCCTCACGGCGCAGATTGTACAGACGGGTATCTTCCTCGAAAAGCTCAGAAGCCGCCGGGTCGAGGGCAATCCCGATTTGCTCACCGGCTTTGTAACCGGCTTTCTCAATGGCGGCGAGAATGACCTCAATCGCCTCGGCGTTGGCTTTGAGAGCCGGCGCGTATCCGCCTTCATCGCCAACCAGGGCAGTGTAGCCACGTTCTTTGAGAACAGTTTTGAGCGCCTGATAGATCTCGGAGCACCATTGCAGCCCTTCGGCGAAGGAAGAAGCCCCCAGCGGCATGACCATGAATTCCTGAGCATCGGTTGATTGCCAGCCGGTGTGTGCCCCGCCGTTGAGAATGTTCATCATTGGAACAGGTAAGACATGGGCATAAACCCCGCCGATGTAGCGGTAGAGGGGCAGGCTGAGAGCGTTAGCGGCTGCTTTGGCAACCGCAAGGCTGACTCCCAGGATGGCA
Coding sequences within it:
- a CDS encoding Enolase translates to MDTMIEDIVGREILDSRGNPTVEVEVTLMDGSWGRAAVPSGASTGVHEALELRDGDKSRYNGKGVLKAVEHVNEEIADLLIGWDATDQRGIDLAMIELDGTPNKSKLGANAILGVSLAVAKAAANALSLPLYRYIGGVYAHVLPVPMMNILNGGAHTGWQSTDAQEFMVMPLGASSFAEGLQWCSEIYQALKTVLKERGYTALVGDEGGYAPALKANAEAIEVILAAIEKAGYKAGEQIGIALDPAASELFEEDTRLYNLRREGKKLTSEQMVEFWKSWVDQYPIVSLEDGLAQDDWEGWTYLNQVLGDRIQIVGDDLLVTNPERVRRGIREKVANALLVKLNQIGTLTETIEAVETCHRAGWKAVTSHRSGETEDTTIADLVVALNMGQIKTGAPARSDRVAKYNQLLRIEEELGDVGAYAGWNALNYKRG